From a region of the Corvus cornix cornix isolate S_Up_H32 chromosome 2, ASM73873v5, whole genome shotgun sequence genome:
- the PI15 gene encoding peptidase inhibitor 15, translating to MTVIAAISCTLLFSVLCETSALVLPNSTDLFLSDNNFTDIETALAAHLDSAKIPKARRKRYISQNDMIAILDYHNQVRGKVFPPASNMEYMVWDETLAKSAEAWAATCIWDHGPSYLLRFLGQNLSVRTGRYRSILQLVKPWYDEVKDYAFPYPQDCNPRCPMRCYGPMCTHYTQMVWATSNRIGCAIHTCHNMNVWGSVWRRAVYLVCNYAPKGNWIGEAPYKVGVPCSACPPSYGGSCTDNLCFPGVTSNYLYWFK from the exons ATGACAGTAATTGCTGCAATCAGTTGTACTCTCTTATTTTCCGTTCTCTGTGAAACAAGTGCATTAGTGTTACCCAACTCCACTGACCTATTCCTGTCAGACAATAATTTCACTGACATCGAGACAGCTCTGGCAGCTCATCTGGACTCTGCAAAAATTCCCAAAGCCAGGCGGAAGCGCTACATTTCGCAGAATGACATGATTGCCATTCTTGATTATCATAATCAAGTCAGAGGCAAAGTCTTCCCACCTGCTTCCAACATGGAATATATG GTTTGGGATGAAACTCTTGCCAAGTCTGCTGAAGCTTGGGCTGCTACATGCATTTGGGACCATGGACCTTCCTATCTTCTGAGATTTTTGGGCCAGAACTTGTCTGTAAGAACTGGAAG gTATCGGTCTATTCTGCAGCTGGTAAAGCCATGGTATGATGAAGTGAAGGATTATGCTTTCCCTTATCCTCAAGACTGCAACCCTAGGTGCCCAATGCGATGTTATGGACCCATGTGCACCCATTACACACAG atgGTTTGGGCCACTTCCAATCGCATCGGCTGTGCAATCCACACGTGCCACAATATGAACGTCTGGGGATCTGTTTGGCGGCGAGCTGTTTACTTGGTATGCAACTATGCCCCAAA gggCAATTGGATTGGAGAAGCACCATATAAAGTAGGAGTCCCATGTTCAGCTTGTCCTCCAAGCTATGGAGGTTCTTGTACTGACAATCTTTGTTTCCCAGGAGTAACATCAAACTACTTATACTGGTTTAAATAA